A genome region from Pyrenophora tritici-repentis strain M4 chromosome 9, whole genome shotgun sequence includes the following:
- a CDS encoding DUF1421 multi-domain protein: MDARQADYPQSGLHSPYPTFPEAASEGTSADQASAAQYPPSGPDPRSSNLTPSSDYSLNPSSARSGSFPEYIQRSYQPGAQGQAPGGMAQQQSPSMSIPDGPNGHQAPQQLKSDSDVPIDPSIAAQTSPTYASHQQQQYSPYTPHHDMQHYPGQPQTPMGYASRPEWAGHYPQPGMHYGHPATSGPPAPAMVSPVQRPPTGGHPLSTVYSFVPIPGAQQHKRPRRRYEEIERMYKCGWNGCEKAYGTLNHLNAHVTMQSHGAKRTPEEFKEIRKEWKAKKKEEEAARKADEERHRADVQQRAHEGGAPEVPAYGQMRQAVGVPGQPPQHPQLPPIGYQPAASGNTAAPQYGTQSPGLPDGMAQYATPSSNAYNSPNSNSSSYPQSPYGQNPQMYQQNH, encoded by the exons ATGGACGCACGACAAGCAGACTACCCGCAGTCAGGTTTGCACTCGCCCTACCCAACCTTTCCTGAAGCAGCTTCTGAGGGAACCTCTGCAGATCAAGCATCTGCTGCGCAATATCCTCCCTCGGGACCAGACCCACGATCTTCCAACCTCACTCCGAGTTCAGACTACAGTCTGAACCCTTCGTCTGCGAGATCAGGCTCGTTCCCCGAGTACATTCAACGTTCGTATCAACCCGGCGCCCAAGGGCAAGCTCCCGGTGGTATGGCGCAACAACAGAGTCCGTCAATGTCTATCCCAGATGGTCCAAATGGTCATCAAGCACCGCAACAACTCAAGTCTGACTCGGATGTTCCTATAGATCCATCAATCGCCGCTCAGACGAGCCCAACTTATGCAAGccaccagcagcagcaataCTCGCCTTATACCCCACATCACGACATGCAGCATTATCCGGGTCAACCCCAAACACCAATGGGTTACGCCTCGCGACCTGAGTGGGCAGGCCACTACCCGCAACCAGGTATGCATTATGGCCACCCTGCGACTTCAGGTCCCCCTGCACCTGCGATGGTTTCTCCGGTACAGCGACCCCCAACT GGCGGACATCCGCTATCCACAGTTTATTCTTTTGTTCCCATTCCCGGCGCGCAACAGCATAAGCGACCACGCCGGCGATATGAAGAAATTGAGCGAATGTACAAGTGCGGCTGGAATGGTTGTGAAAAGGCCTACGGGACATTGAACCATTTGAATGCACACGTCACTATGCAATCGCATGGTGCAAAGCGCACACCAGAAG AATTCAAGGAAATCCGGAAAGAGTggaaggcgaagaagaaggaggaagAGGCCGCACGCAAGGCTGATGAAGAGCGACACCGGGCCGACGTGCAGCAACGCGCTCACGAGGGAGGCGCGCCCGAAGTCCCTGCCTACGGACAGATGCGACAGGCAGTCGGTGTGCCCGGGCAACCTCCTCAACACCCTCAACTCCCTCCCATCGGGTATCAACCTGCCGCCTCTGGAAACACGGCTGCTCCTCAGTACGGCACTCAGAGTCCGGGTCTTCCTGACGGCATGGCTCAGTATGCCACCCCCAGCAGCAATGCATACAACAGTCCCAATAGTAACAGCAGCAGTTACCCACAATCACCCTACGGACAGAACCCGCAAATGTATCAGCAAAACCACTAG